AGCCGGATGTGCGGGTTGTCGGCCAGCTGCCCCGCGGTGTCCTCGGTCGTCTCCGACCCGTCGCCGCCGGAGGTGATCGAGGTCGACACCAGCTCGGTGCCGACCACGGGCGACCCCGGGTCGTCGAAGCGGCGCTTCACGTCGGCGGCCCAGTGCGCGTGCACGTCCCCGGTGAGCACCACGACGTTGCGCGTCCCCGCCTGCACCCACGAGTCGACGACGCGGTCGCGCGAGGCGGTGTAGCCGTCCCACGCGTCGGGGTTGAACCCGCGCGCCTCGCCGGGCACGTAGTCGACCTGGGAGAAGAACACCTGCTGCCCGAGCACGTCCCAGCGGGCGCGCGACTGCGCGAAGCGGTCGGCCAGCCACCGCTCCTGCTCCGAGCCGGGCAGCGACGCGGCGGGGTCGTCGCGCGCGTCGCAGGTGGCGGGGAAGGCGTCGTCGCACGGCTGGTCGCTGCGGTACTGGCGGGTGTCGAGCATGTGGAACGCGGCGGTGCGACCCCAGCCGACGCTGCGGTAGAGCTGCATGTCCGGACCGTCGGGCCGCTGGGCGGCGCGCAGCGGCATGTTCTCCCAGTACGCCCGGAACGCCGCGGCCCTCCGGTCGGCGAAGTCCCCGCCCGCCGGGTCGAGCGGCAGCTCGCGCACGTCGTCGGCCCAGTTGTTCTCCACCTCGTGGTCGTCGAACACGACCAGCCACGGGGCGACGGCGTGCGCGGCCCGCAGGTCGGCGTCGGTCTTGTACTGGGCGTGGCGCTGCCGGTAGCCCGCGAGCGTCGTGGTCTCCGGGCCGACGTGGTCGCGCACGTTGTCCGGCTGCGTCACGTAGTCGTCGGCGACGTACTCGTAGAGGTAGTCGCCCAGGTGCAGCACCAGGTCCGGCTCCTCCTCGGCCAGTCGCGCGTAGGCGGTGAAGAAGCCGTGCTCGAACTGCGAGCACGAGGCGAAGCACATCGTCAGCGGGGCCATCGACGTCGGCGGCGGCGCCGTGCGGGTGCGCCCGACGGGGGACACCGCCCC
This sequence is a window from Pseudonocardia petroleophila. Protein-coding genes within it:
- a CDS encoding alkaline phosphatase D family protein; translated protein: MPDVTVDARTTTDRRSVLLAGVAASAALAVPTGLLTAPPAAASARRGDPFTLGVASGEPAPDGVVLWTRLAVDPLADDGLGGMGERHTDVEWELASDERFRRVVRRGVETTGPELGHSVHVELAGLRPGHEYFYRFRADGAVSPVGRTRTAPPPTSMAPLTMCFASCSQFEHGFFTAYARLAEEEPDLVLHLGDYLYEYVADDYVTQPDNVRDHVGPETTTLAGYRQRHAQYKTDADLRAAHAVAPWLVVFDDHEVENNWADDVRELPLDPAGGDFADRRAAAFRAYWENMPLRAAQRPDGPDMQLYRSVGWGRTAAFHMLDTRQYRSDQPCDDAFPATCDARDDPAASLPGSEQERWLADRFAQSRARWDVLGQQVFFSQVDYVPGEARGFNPDAWDGYTASRDRVVDSWVQAGTRNVVVLTGDVHAHWAADVKRRFDDPGSPVVGTELVSTSITSGGDGSETTEDTAGQLADNPHIRLFDNRRGYVRTRFTADELTADFRVLPYVQRPGAPVETRASFVVEDRRPGLNPA